In Procambarus clarkii isolate CNS0578487 chromosome 84, FALCON_Pclarkii_2.0, whole genome shotgun sequence, a genomic segment contains:
- the LOC138358600 gene encoding mucin-21-like: MNINILNRLHQGCLNFVPVRGASWESYGASSNFQRLNVNRRLVALTVGDNSIESQSSGGSCTSVTSNANSSRSVTSNANSSRSVTSNANSSRAVTSNANSSRAVTSNANSSRAVTSNANSSRAVTSNANSSRAVTSNANSSRAVTSNANSSRAVTSNANSSRAVTSNANSSRAVTSNANSSRAVTSNANSSRAVTSNANSSRAVTSNANSSRAVTSNANSSRAVTSNANSSRAVTSNANSSRAVTSNANSSRAVTSNAYSSRAVTSNANSSRAVTSNANSSRAVTSNANSSRAVTSNANSSRAVTSNANSSRAVTSNANSSRAVTSNANSSRAVTSNANSSRAVTSNAYSSRSVTSNANSSRSVTSNANSSRAVTRSFLLLFSVTNVARHLQC; this comes from the exons ATGAACATCAACATCCTGAACAGATTACATCAAGGGTGTCTTAACTTTGTGCCTGTCCGAGGCGCGTCTTGGGAGAGTTACGGTGCGTCGTCTAACTTCCAACGTTTAAACGTCAACAGACGTCTTGTAGCTTTGAC TGTAGGGGATAACAGTATTGAAAGCCAgagcagtggtggtagttgtacatCAGTGACAAGCAATGCTAATAGTTCTAGATCAGTGACAAGCAATGCTAATAGTTCTAGATCAGTGACAAGCAATGCTAATAGTTCTAGAGCAGTGACAAGCAATGCTAATAGTTCTAGAGCAGTGACAAGCAATGCTAATAGTTCTAGAGCAGTGACAAGCAATGCTAATAGTTCTAGAGCAGTGACAAGCAATGCTAATAGTTCTAGAGCAGTGACAAGCAATGCTAATAGTTCTAGAGCAGTGACAAGCAATGCTAATAGTTCTAGAGCAGTGACAAGCAATGCTAATAGTTCTAGAGCAGTGACAAGCAATGCTAATAGTTCTAGAGCAGTGACAAGCAATGCTAATAGTTCTAGAGCAGTGACAAGCAATGCTAATAGTTCTAGAGCAGTGACAAGCAATGCTAATAGTTCTAGAGCAGTGACAAGCAATGCTAATAGTTCTAGAGCAGTGACAAGCAATGCTAATAGTTCTAGAGCAGTGACAAGCAATGCTAATAGTTCTAGAGCAGTGACAAGCAATGCTAATAGTTCTAGAGCAGTGACAAGCAATGCTAATAGTTCTAGAGCAGTGACAAGCAATGCTTATAGTTCTAGAGCAGTGACAAGCAATGCTAATAGTTCTAGAGCAGTGACAAGCAATGCTAATAGTTCTAGAGCAGTGACAAGCAATGCTAATAGTTCTAGAGCAGTGACAAGCAATGCTAATAGTTCTAGAGCAGTGACAAGCAATGCTAATAGTTCTAGAGCAGTGACAAGCAATGCTAATAGTTCTAGAGCAGTGACAAGCAATGCTAATAGTTCTAGAGCAGTGACAAGCAATGCTAATAGTTCTAGAGCAGTGACAAGCAATGCTTATAGTTCTAGATCAGTGACAAGCAATGCTAATAGTTCTAGATCAGTGACAAGCAATGCTAATAGTTCTAGAGCAGTGACAagaagttttttattattattttcagtaacgaacgtggccagacatttacaatgctaa